Proteins from one Arthrobacter sp. Soc17.1.1.1 genomic window:
- the orn gene encoding oligoribonuclease — MPISSEHIVWIDCEMTGLDLAHDGLIEVAVLVTDSELNILGEGVDVVIKPTAEALAHMGDFVRQMHTTSGLLEELDGGITMGEAEQLVLDYIRTWVPEPRKAQLAGNSVGTDRNFLARDMPLVIDHLHYRVIDVSTIKELARRWYTRAYFQAPPKTGGHRALGDIEDSIRELRYYRAAVFVPSPGPDSATSKAIAASVAP; from the coding sequence ATGCCGATATCGAGTGAACACATCGTCTGGATCGACTGCGAGATGACGGGGCTTGACCTGGCCCACGACGGGCTGATCGAGGTGGCCGTCCTCGTCACCGACTCGGAACTCAACATCCTCGGCGAGGGCGTGGACGTCGTGATCAAGCCCACCGCCGAGGCCCTCGCGCACATGGGGGACTTCGTCCGGCAGATGCATACGACGTCGGGCCTGCTGGAGGAGCTCGACGGCGGGATCACCATGGGCGAGGCCGAGCAGCTGGTGCTCGACTACATCCGCACATGGGTGCCGGAGCCGCGCAAGGCGCAGCTGGCCGGCAACTCGGTCGGCACGGACCGGAACTTCCTCGCCCGGGACATGCCGCTCGTCATCGACCACCTGCACTACCGCGTCATCGACGTCTCGACCATCAAGGAACTCGCGCGCCGCTGGTACACCCGCGCCTACTTCCAGGCGCCGCCCAAGACGGGCGGGCACCGCGCCCTCGGCGACATCGAGGATTCGATTCGGGAGCTGCGCTACTACCGCGCTGCGGTCTTCGTGCCCTCGCCGGGCCCGGACTCTGCCACGAGCAAAGCCATCGCCGCTAGCGTCGCTCCCTGA
- a CDS encoding acyl-CoA dehydrogenase family protein, which translates to MERTVFDEDHELFRDVAREFNERAVAPHYAGWDQQHMMDRSVWTAAGEQGLLGLAVPEEFGGAGMSDYRFRTVLDEEFARSNHLAVGLAFHLHDDLVLPHLLAHASDDLKERWLPGMVSGEIVTSCAWTEPGAGSDLRGIRTRAVRDGDDWLITGQKVFIGNGISGDASLVLARTDGSTGRGSSDSFSLFMVRRGEGYTPGRQLDKMGLRASDTAELFFDNVRVPGADLVGEVGQGLRYSLEQIPQGRLGIAVAAAALARATYEQTLRYVTDRSAFGERVLDFQTTRHVLADILTEIEVTEAFVDQAVLAFNAGTLTPTSAAQAKLWASERAKSITDRCLQLHGGYGYILEYPVSQAFLAARLLTIFGGTSEIMRESIGRSIADRPAQNR; encoded by the coding sequence ATGGAACGCACAGTGTTCGACGAGGATCACGAGCTCTTCCGCGACGTCGCCCGCGAATTCAACGAACGGGCCGTCGCCCCCCACTACGCGGGGTGGGATCAGCAGCACATGATGGACCGGTCCGTCTGGACCGCCGCCGGCGAGCAGGGCCTGCTCGGGCTCGCGGTCCCCGAGGAGTTCGGCGGTGCGGGCATGTCCGACTACCGCTTCCGCACGGTCCTCGACGAGGAGTTCGCCCGCAGCAACCACCTCGCCGTCGGACTCGCCTTCCACCTGCACGACGACCTCGTCCTCCCGCACCTGCTCGCGCACGCCTCCGACGACCTCAAGGAGCGGTGGCTCCCCGGGATGGTCTCCGGCGAGATCGTGACCTCCTGTGCGTGGACCGAACCCGGGGCGGGCAGCGACCTGCGGGGAATCCGCACACGGGCCGTCCGCGACGGCGACGACTGGCTCATCACCGGCCAGAAGGTGTTCATCGGCAACGGCATCAGCGGAGATGCCTCCCTCGTGCTCGCCCGCACCGACGGCAGCACGGGCCGCGGATCCAGCGACTCCTTCTCCCTGTTCATGGTGCGCCGGGGCGAGGGGTACACGCCCGGGCGTCAGCTGGACAAGATGGGGCTCCGCGCCTCGGATACGGCAGAGCTGTTCTTCGACAACGTGCGCGTCCCCGGTGCGGACCTCGTGGGCGAGGTGGGCCAGGGCCTGCGCTACAGCCTCGAGCAGATCCCCCAGGGCCGCCTGGGCATCGCCGTCGCCGCTGCCGCCCTCGCCCGGGCGACCTACGAGCAGACCCTCCGGTACGTGACCGACCGCAGTGCCTTCGGGGAGCGCGTGCTCGACTTCCAGACCACCCGCCACGTGCTCGCGGACATTCTGACGGAGATCGAGGTGACGGAGGCCTTCGTCGACCAGGCGGTCCTCGCCTTCAACGCCGGCACCCTGACCCCGACGTCCGCCGCCCAGGCCAAGCTGTGGGCCAGCGAGCGCGCCAAGTCGATCACCGACCGGTGCCTGCAGCTGCACGGCGGCTACGGGTACATCCTCGAGTACCCCGTGTCGCAGGCCTTCCTTGCCGCACGGCTGCTGACGATCTTCGGTGGCACCAGCGAGATCATGCGTGAATCCATCGGACGGTCCATCGCGGACCGTCCCGCCCAGAACAGGTAG
- the def gene encoding peptide deformylase — MSVHPIVITGEPVLHRRAQPVEAFDDGLRTLIADLFETMDTANGVGLAAPQIGVGLRVFVYGMENDDDVPARGVLVNPTLVTSKVPGSDPDPDDEAEGCLSVPGEAFPLKRAEWARISGFDGDGAPVEFEATGWFARCMQHEFDHLDGKLYVDRLDARQTRKARKAMKGNGWGVPGLTWMPGVDPDPFGH, encoded by the coding sequence ATGAGCGTCCATCCCATCGTCATCACGGGTGAGCCCGTCCTGCATCGGCGCGCGCAGCCGGTGGAGGCCTTCGACGACGGACTGCGCACGCTCATCGCCGACCTGTTCGAGACCATGGACACCGCGAACGGGGTCGGCCTCGCCGCACCGCAGATCGGCGTGGGTCTCCGCGTGTTCGTGTACGGGATGGAGAACGACGACGACGTGCCGGCGCGCGGGGTCCTCGTCAACCCGACCCTCGTGACCTCGAAGGTGCCCGGATCCGACCCGGATCCCGACGACGAGGCCGAGGGCTGCCTGTCCGTGCCCGGGGAGGCGTTCCCGCTCAAGCGCGCCGAGTGGGCCCGGATCTCGGGCTTCGACGGTGACGGTGCGCCCGTCGAGTTCGAGGCGACGGGGTGGTTCGCACGGTGCATGCAGCACGAGTTCGACCACCTGGACGGGAAGCTGTACGTCGACCGCCTCGACGCCCGGCAGACGAGGAAGGCCAGGAAGGCCATGAAGGGCAACGGGTGGGGCGTGCCCGGACTGACCTGGATGCCCGGCGTCGATCCCGACCCGTTCGGTCACTGA
- a CDS encoding MFS transporter, which translates to MSAGGRGSRWLLARNRNFRALMVSSTFGVFGNAVAAVALPVIAAVELRASDFAVAALAGMTFLPWLLFGLLIGAWVDRLPRRPVMLAALAVRVLVLALLPLGYWLGFLSTPLLFAAAFVAGVASVFFQLADSALVQQAVTPDELMEGNGLITGSGAAADAAGRSMAGWLAGAVGASNALIVQLATSVVSLLALLRLDVQEIVQPQSDRRILREMSEGLRYTFSTAPLRAILLNAALWNLGGNIAASLLVVLVLRTLGESEVWLGLLLAAASVGGAVGGTTANALGERFGSGPLWRWSMVPGVLGYASLLVLTPGWGMLWGVAGMFVMGASVAWNIVVGSSFRQRVCPPGMMGRLGAASRTVSWGMLAVASLLAGILAETIGVREAVVVGVVIACLAPLVALLGPLRGVRRLEDLVEAPAPDARSGAATTA; encoded by the coding sequence ATGAGCGCAGGGGGTAGGGGAAGCCGATGGCTTCTGGCGCGCAACCGGAACTTCCGGGCCCTCATGGTCTCGAGCACGTTCGGGGTGTTCGGCAACGCGGTGGCCGCCGTGGCGCTGCCCGTCATCGCCGCGGTGGAACTGCGGGCCAGCGACTTCGCGGTCGCCGCCCTGGCCGGCATGACGTTCCTGCCCTGGCTCCTGTTCGGTCTCCTCATCGGCGCGTGGGTGGACCGCCTGCCCCGCCGGCCCGTGATGCTGGCGGCACTGGCGGTGCGCGTGCTGGTCCTCGCGCTCCTCCCGCTCGGGTACTGGCTGGGCTTCCTCAGCACGCCGCTGCTCTTCGCCGCCGCCTTCGTGGCAGGGGTGGCGTCCGTGTTCTTCCAGCTGGCGGACTCAGCCCTGGTGCAGCAGGCGGTGACGCCCGATGAGCTGATGGAGGGCAACGGCCTGATCACCGGGTCCGGCGCCGCCGCGGACGCGGCGGGACGGTCGATGGCGGGGTGGCTGGCCGGCGCGGTGGGAGCGTCCAATGCGCTGATCGTGCAGCTGGCCACCTCGGTGGTGTCGCTCCTCGCCCTGCTGCGCCTCGACGTGCAGGAGATCGTGCAGCCGCAGAGCGACCGGCGCATCCTGCGGGAGATGTCCGAAGGGCTGCGCTACACCTTCAGCACCGCACCGCTGCGGGCCATCCTCCTCAACGCGGCGCTCTGGAACCTCGGCGGCAACATCGCCGCGTCCCTCCTCGTCGTCCTGGTCCTGCGGACCCTGGGGGAGTCGGAGGTGTGGCTCGGGCTGCTGCTGGCCGCCGCGTCCGTGGGCGGTGCGGTGGGTGGCACGACGGCGAACGCGCTGGGGGAGCGCTTCGGCTCCGGACCGCTCTGGCGCTGGTCCATGGTGCCGGGTGTGCTCGGTTACGCCTCGCTCCTGGTGCTCACACCCGGCTGGGGCATGCTGTGGGGCGTGGCCGGCATGTTCGTCATGGGTGCAAGCGTCGCCTGGAACATCGTGGTGGGCTCGAGCTTCCGCCAGCGCGTCTGCCCGCCCGGCATGATGGGTCGCCTCGGCGCGGCGTCCCGCACGGTGTCCTGGGGCATGCTCGCGGTCGCGAGTCTGCTGGCCGGCATCCTGGCCGAGACCATCGGGGTGCGCGAGGCCGTGGTGGTCGGCGTCGTGATCGCGTGCCTGGCACCGCTGGTGGCCCTTCTCGGACCGCTGCGGGGCGTCCGGCGACTGGAGGACCTCGTCGAGGCGCCGGCACCCGACGCACGCTCGGGCGCGGCGACGACCGCCTGA
- a CDS encoding YaaA family protein, translating to MLILLPPSEGKSAARTGSPVRLEDLHFPELNDARRSVLAALKTASADHDAHAVLGVGASLVEDVQRNLVLDVAPAAPAHDVYAGVLYEALGYSRMTPVQKRRAREQCVVVSALWGALGFGDRIPAYRLSMAVDLPGTGRLASFWKKQLALPLAEHAGTGLIVDCRSSTYAAAWSPPPSQSAAVNVFQLRDGRRTVVSHFAKHTRGEFARHLLTRRGAAPATPSALLAAAREQWTADLEPATARKPAQLNIVLD from the coding sequence GTGCTGATCCTGCTCCCCCCGTCCGAAGGCAAGTCCGCCGCCCGTACGGGCAGCCCCGTGCGGCTCGAGGACCTCCACTTCCCCGAGCTCAATGACGCCCGCCGCTCCGTGCTCGCGGCCCTGAAGACCGCCAGTGCCGACCATGACGCGCACGCCGTCCTCGGTGTCGGGGCGTCCCTCGTCGAGGACGTGCAGCGGAACCTGGTGCTCGACGTCGCCCCGGCGGCGCCCGCCCACGACGTCTACGCGGGGGTCCTGTACGAGGCCCTCGGATACTCCCGGATGACGCCGGTGCAGAAACGCAGGGCGCGGGAGCAGTGCGTCGTCGTATCCGCTCTCTGGGGCGCCCTCGGCTTCGGTGACAGGATCCCCGCCTACCGCCTGTCCATGGCGGTGGACCTGCCCGGCACGGGCCGCCTGGCGTCCTTCTGGAAGAAGCAGCTGGCCCTGCCGCTCGCCGAGCACGCGGGCACGGGCCTGATCGTCGACTGCCGGTCGAGCACCTACGCCGCGGCGTGGAGCCCGCCGCCGTCGCAGAGCGCCGCCGTGAACGTCTTCCAGCTGCGCGACGGCCGGCGGACCGTGGTGTCCCACTTCGCCAAGCACACGCGCGGCGAGTTCGCCCGGCACCTGCTCACGCGACGCGGCGCGGCCCCCGCGACGCCGTCGGCGCTCCTCGCCGCGGCCCGTGAGCAGTGGACAGCGGACCTCGAGCCGGCGACGGCGCGGAAGCCCGCGCAGCTGAACATCGTGCTCGACTGA
- a CDS encoding reverse transcriptase-like protein, protein MTHQQLFDPYERDDSDSPAAADGPARLVVEADGGSRGNPGHAGYGALVRDPDTGRILVEKAAYIGKASNNVAEYSGLVSGLELAQEINPRAAVHVKMDSKLVVEQMSGRWQIKHADMKVLAAKARKVLDPRRVTYEWIPRERNKDADRLSNEAMDAGMAGVPWKPRAAAPDPTPAAAPPAEEAPRPAGRLHHVEVWTGDLTAAEASLGWLLERLGFPRRESWEHGVSFGSDDFYIVLESGPDVTSGGHERRRPGVNHLAFRAGTHAAVDLLARRAASHGWSLLFPDRHPFAGGPDHYAAYLENAEGFEVELVAD, encoded by the coding sequence GTGACGCACCAGCAACTCTTCGACCCCTACGAGCGCGACGACTCCGACTCCCCGGCGGCCGCGGACGGACCCGCCCGCCTCGTCGTCGAGGCCGACGGGGGCTCCCGCGGCAACCCGGGGCACGCCGGCTACGGCGCCCTCGTGCGCGATCCGGACACGGGGCGGATCCTCGTGGAGAAGGCCGCGTACATCGGCAAGGCCTCCAACAACGTCGCCGAGTACTCAGGCCTCGTCTCGGGGCTCGAACTCGCCCAGGAGATCAACCCGCGGGCCGCGGTCCACGTGAAGATGGACTCGAAGCTCGTGGTGGAGCAGATGTCCGGGCGGTGGCAGATCAAGCACGCCGACATGAAGGTGCTCGCGGCGAAGGCGCGCAAGGTTCTCGACCCGCGCCGCGTGACGTACGAGTGGATCCCGCGCGAGCGGAACAAGGACGCCGACCGGCTCTCCAACGAGGCCATGGATGCCGGCATGGCCGGTGTGCCGTGGAAGCCTCGCGCCGCCGCGCCGGACCCCACGCCGGCGGCAGCCCCGCCCGCGGAGGAGGCTCCGCGGCCCGCGGGCCGGCTGCACCACGTCGAGGTGTGGACCGGGGACCTGACCGCCGCGGAGGCGAGCCTGGGCTGGCTGCTGGAGCGCCTCGGGTTCCCGCGCAGGGAGTCCTGGGAGCACGGGGTCAGCTTCGGGTCCGACGACTTCTACATCGTGCTCGAGAGCGGGCCGGACGTGACATCCGGCGGCCACGAGCGCCGTCGCCCCGGGGTGAACCACCTCGCCTTCCGCGCCGGCACACACGCCGCCGTCGACTTGCTGGCACGCCGTGCCGCGAGCCACGGCTGGTCGCTGCTCTTCCCCGACCGCCACCCCTTCGCCGGCGGGCCGGACCACTACGCCGCGTACCTCGAGAACGCCGAGGGGTTCGAGGTGGAGCTGGTCGCCGACTGA
- a CDS encoding zinc ribbon domain-containing protein: MAKAAPEEQLRLLDLQALDSTLNKLSRQAVAARGNPALGAVAARVAEVDAELVRATTELGDLERELTRAEDEVQSVVNRLERDEKRLNSGTGTSKDLTALQHEVASLTKRRSDLEDVELDVMERVEAARAARAEVQERTNAVRAELRGLEEARDLELADIDVQRVDVQARRNDLASTFDTALLAVYERILVKRGVGAARLFHGKSEGSGMQLSPGDLRDIADAAPDDVVLCPDSGCILVRSSDWGPQKP, translated from the coding sequence GTGGCCAAGGCTGCACCTGAGGAACAACTCCGCCTGCTCGACCTGCAGGCCCTCGATTCGACCCTCAACAAGCTCTCCCGCCAGGCCGTCGCGGCGCGCGGCAACCCCGCTCTCGGCGCCGTCGCCGCCCGCGTGGCCGAGGTGGACGCCGAACTGGTGCGGGCCACCACGGAACTGGGCGATCTCGAGCGTGAACTGACGCGCGCCGAGGACGAGGTGCAGTCCGTGGTGAACCGCCTCGAGCGGGACGAGAAGCGCCTGAACAGCGGCACCGGGACGTCGAAGGACCTCACCGCACTGCAGCACGAGGTGGCCTCCCTGACGAAGCGGCGCTCCGACCTCGAGGACGTCGAACTCGACGTCATGGAACGGGTGGAGGCGGCCCGCGCCGCCCGCGCCGAGGTCCAGGAGCGCACCAACGCCGTCCGCGCCGAACTCCGTGGCCTCGAGGAGGCGCGCGACCTGGAGCTCGCGGACATCGACGTCCAGCGCGTCGACGTGCAGGCGCGCCGCAACGACCTCGCCTCGACCTTCGACACCGCACTCCTCGCCGTCTACGAGCGGATCCTCGTCAAGCGCGGTGTCGGTGCCGCCCGGCTGTTCCACGGCAAGTCCGAGGGATCGGGCATGCAGCTCAGCCCCGGCGACCTCCGCGACATCGCCGACGCGGCGCCCGACGACGTGGTGCTGTGCCCCGACTCCGGCTGCATCCTCGTCCGCTCGAGCGACTGGGGACCCCAGAAGCCGTGA
- a CDS encoding Nif3-like dinuclear metal center hexameric protein has translation MEQTAHDGVGRAGAAGSEGSPAVSARAVPAPDVRVPTVGEVLVAIEELWPESLAEGWDAVGLVAGRTGNRAAKILFTVDPTAAVLDEALDWGATMIVSHHPLLLKPVSTVAASGFKGEAIHRLIEAGCALVTVHTNGDSAVGGVSDVLADALGLQDVEPLARAADGLPEEGIGRVGDLAEPVPLGEFAETVFSILPAVAGGVRVAGDKDAHVRRIAVCGGAGDSLFDRVRSSHADVYVTADLRHHPASEVREAAADGPPYLIDVSHFGSEWLWLTPAADALGNVLSDQGFTTDIRVSGVNTDPWDFVLTPGH, from the coding sequence ATGGAACAGACAGCGCACGACGGCGTCGGCCGGGCAGGAGCCGCGGGGAGCGAGGGTTCGCCCGCCGTCTCCGCGCGGGCAGTGCCCGCACCGGACGTCCGCGTGCCGACCGTCGGCGAGGTCCTCGTGGCCATCGAGGAGCTGTGGCCGGAGAGCCTCGCCGAGGGGTGGGACGCCGTCGGGCTGGTGGCGGGCCGGACCGGGAACAGGGCCGCGAAGATCCTCTTCACGGTGGACCCGACGGCCGCCGTCCTCGACGAGGCGCTCGACTGGGGAGCGACGATGATCGTGTCCCATCACCCCCTGCTGCTAAAGCCGGTTTCCACCGTGGCGGCATCCGGGTTCAAGGGTGAGGCCATCCACCGGCTGATCGAGGCGGGCTGCGCCCTCGTCACGGTGCACACCAACGGCGACAGCGCCGTGGGCGGGGTGTCCGACGTGCTCGCCGACGCCCTCGGGCTGCAGGACGTCGAACCCCTCGCACGGGCTGCGGACGGACTGCCGGAGGAGGGGATCGGACGCGTGGGCGACCTCGCGGAGCCCGTGCCCCTCGGGGAGTTCGCCGAGACCGTGTTCTCGATCCTGCCCGCCGTGGCCGGCGGCGTGCGCGTCGCCGGCGACAAGGACGCGCACGTGCGCAGGATCGCCGTGTGCGGAGGGGCGGGCGACTCCCTGTTCGACCGCGTCCGCTCGAGCCACGCCGACGTGTACGTGACGGCGGACCTCCGCCACCACCCGGCGTCGGAGGTCAGGGAGGCCGCCGCCGACGGCCCGCCGTACCTGATCGACGTCTCGCACTTCGGCAGCGAGTGGCTCTGGCTCACCCCGGCGGCGGACGCCCTCGGCAACGTCCTCTCGGACCAGGGCTTCACCACCGACATACGCGTCAGCGGGGTCAACACCGACCCCTGGGACTTCGTGCTGACGCCCGGCCACTGA
- the msrA gene encoding peptide-methionine (S)-S-oxide reductase MsrA, producing the protein MKTFVLGGGCFWCLDALYQKTRGVTEVVSGYTGGHTRHPDYDSVCSGMTGHAEVVAVTFDETVIPEDVILDMFFVSHDPTTLNRQGYDVGTQYRSVMYYQDAEQKTLFEDAIRRNQENWKNPIVTEVSRLPQFHVAEEWHQNYYAKHPEQGYCQVIINPKLSKARKYYAQWLAA; encoded by the coding sequence ATGAAGACTTTCGTGCTCGGTGGGGGCTGTTTCTGGTGCCTCGATGCCCTCTACCAGAAGACCCGCGGCGTGACCGAGGTGGTGTCCGGCTACACGGGCGGCCACACGCGGCACCCCGACTACGACTCCGTCTGCTCCGGCATGACGGGCCACGCCGAGGTGGTGGCGGTGACGTTCGACGAGACCGTCATCCCCGAGGACGTCATCCTGGACATGTTCTTCGTGTCCCACGACCCCACCACGCTGAACCGGCAGGGCTACGACGTCGGCACGCAGTACCGCAGCGTCATGTACTACCAGGACGCCGAGCAGAAGACGCTGTTCGAGGACGCGATCCGACGCAACCAGGAGAACTGGAAGAACCCGATCGTCACCGAGGTCAGCCGGCTTCCGCAGTTCCATGTGGCCGAGGAGTGGCACCAGAACTACTACGCCAAGCACCCGGAGCAGGGCTACTGCCAGGTGATCATCAACCCCAAGCTGTCGAAGGCCCGCAAATATTACGCCCAGTGGCTTGCCGCCTAG
- the cysK gene encoding cysteine synthase A — protein sequence MAKIYDDVTQLVGRTPLVRLNRLAEGLDAQVAVKLEFYNPANSVKDRIGVAIIDAAEKAGALRPGGTIVEGTSGNTGIALAMVGAARGYRVLLTMPETMSTERRVMLRAYGAEIVLTPGSEGMRGAVERAKEIVATTENAIWAQQFANAANPAIHRTTTAEEVWEDTDGEVDIFVAGVGTGGTITGVGQVLKERKPGVQIVAVEPADSPILNGGAPGPHKIQGLGANFVPENLDRAAYDEVLDATVEDSVRVARALGTQEGILGGISSGAIVWAALELAKRPENAGKLIVAIVCDFGERYISTVLFDDIRG from the coding sequence ATGGCAAAGATCTACGACGACGTCACCCAGCTCGTGGGACGGACGCCCCTCGTCCGCCTGAACCGCCTCGCCGAGGGCCTGGACGCCCAGGTCGCGGTGAAGCTCGAGTTCTACAACCCGGCCAACAGCGTCAAGGACCGCATCGGCGTGGCCATCATCGACGCAGCCGAGAAGGCCGGCGCGCTCCGGCCCGGCGGCACGATCGTCGAGGGTACCTCCGGCAACACCGGGATCGCCCTGGCGATGGTCGGTGCCGCACGCGGGTACCGGGTGCTCCTGACCATGCCGGAGACCATGTCCACGGAACGACGGGTGATGCTGCGGGCCTACGGGGCCGAGATCGTCCTGACGCCGGGGTCCGAGGGCATGCGGGGCGCCGTCGAGCGCGCGAAGGAGATCGTCGCGACGACCGAGAACGCCATCTGGGCGCAGCAGTTCGCCAATGCGGCGAACCCTGCCATCCACCGCACCACCACGGCCGAGGAGGTCTGGGAGGACACCGACGGCGAGGTGGACATCTTCGTGGCAGGCGTCGGTACCGGCGGCACCATCACCGGTGTCGGCCAGGTCCTGAAGGAGCGCAAGCCCGGCGTGCAGATCGTCGCCGTCGAGCCCGCGGACTCCCCCATCCTCAACGGCGGTGCCCCCGGCCCGCACAAGATCCAGGGCCTCGGGGCGAACTTCGTCCCCGAGAACCTCGACCGCGCGGCCTACGACGAGGTGCTGGACGCCACGGTGGAGGACTCCGTCCGCGTGGCACGGGCCCTCGGCACCCAGGAGGGGATCCTCGGCGGTATCTCCTCGGGAGCCATCGTCTGGGCGGCCCTCGAGCTCGCGAAGCGTCCCGAGAACGCCGGTAAGCTCATCGTGGCGATCGTCTGCGATTTCGGCGAGCGCTACATCTCCACGGTGCTGTTCGACGACATCCGCGGCTGA
- the epsC gene encoding serine O-acetyltransferase EpsC has translation MSFLERLREDLDTARTHDPAARGSLENTVVYSGLHAIWVHRLTHRMWRDERLRFPARVLSQLARALTGIEIHPAATIGRRFFIDHGMGIVIGSTAEIGDDVMLYQGVTLGGRSLEKVKRHPTIGDRVTVGAGAKVLGPITIGAGSAVGANAVVVKDTPPDSIVTGIPATFRHRDSRRETQPAVDPAEYVDPALYI, from the coding sequence GTGAGCTTCCTAGAACGACTGCGCGAGGACCTCGACACCGCGCGCACGCATGATCCGGCTGCCCGCGGGTCCCTCGAGAACACCGTCGTGTACTCCGGGCTGCACGCCATCTGGGTGCACCGCCTGACCCACCGCATGTGGCGGGACGAGCGCCTGCGCTTCCCGGCGCGGGTCCTGTCGCAGCTCGCGCGGGCCCTGACGGGGATCGAGATCCACCCGGCGGCGACCATCGGGCGCAGGTTCTTCATCGACCACGGCATGGGGATCGTGATCGGCAGCACCGCTGAGATCGGCGACGACGTCATGCTGTACCAGGGGGTCACGCTCGGGGGACGTTCACTCGAGAAGGTGAAGCGCCACCCCACCATCGGCGACCGGGTGACCGTCGGCGCGGGCGCCAAGGTGCTGGGACCCATCACCATCGGCGCAGGCAGCGCTGTCGGCGCGAACGCCGTCGTGGTCAAGGACACGCCCCCCGACTCGATCGTCACCGGCATCCCGGCGACGTTCAGGCACCGGGACTCGCGCCGCGAGACACAGCCCGCGGTCGATCCGGCGGAGTACGTGGATCCGGCCCTCTACATCTAG